The Siniperca chuatsi isolate FFG_IHB_CAS linkage group LG17, ASM2008510v1, whole genome shotgun sequence genomic sequence AATGTGGCTGGACATGTTTCAGCAGGGCCATTAATCAGAGAGGGTGACAGCCAGACCTGCTGTGGTTGTCTTCAGTCCAGAGAGCTGCACCTTTTCATCGGCCATACTCAGAAAATTGAGGAGTGCAGGGCAGGTGGATAGAGATCAAACCTCATGTTATCTCTGTCACAATAGGAGCCAAGATATTTCTATCTCAAAACTTGTGTTTTCACTAGAAGTTTTTACTCAAAGAAATATCCCTAACACACCAGAATTAGAAATGCACGGAGAAAAGAAGCCTCTTCATACTTTAGGCCCAACTCAAGTATTTAATAATAAAGCCAAGCTTTCAGTCACTTCATCGGGGCAAATGTTTGACAAAAGGTAATCTTAAAGCTTATAATAACTTCAGAAAGAGCACGTCTGTGCTTTTTCATGCAAGTACACATGGGACATGCAGTTCACAATTGTAGTTCAAAAGCTCCAGATACATATGAAGCTCCACAACACATCACAAAATTAATACAGAAAGAAATCAAGAAATCAAAGTAGTGGAAGTACACAGTAAGAAGaaataagaagaaaagaaatattgCACAAACATCAGGAAAAGGTCATAATGCAATATCTACAATAAAGCTGGGTGTAATAGCATAATGGTCATATTAAAGCCCctgtttttgaaataaattaaataaatttaatatatatGATAGTCAAtgtttaaacaagactaagagtctacagccatgctgagGATGTACTTAGAAATAggaagctaaatgctaacatcagcatgctaatatcaCAAAccacaatgctaacatgctagcaggtaatgtttaccatgttagaTGTCTTAgtttagtatgctaacatttgctaattagcactaaatataAAGTATGCTGAGGTTGGAAtataattagttttgcaggtgttcaggtcataaaccaaattattggacaaattaaaatttcatggcaatccagccAATAGCTTTGTAAATATATTAGTCCTGACCAAATACatattaaaagtaataaaagggAAGGAAGTATTGCAAAACatctacagcagctacaactCACATCAACAAACATCAAACTCCACCCATGGTATAATGCTCATTTGTTGTTGCCCACTTTACCCATTTAGTAATCCAGCCTTACTTTCCCGGTATAAATGTGCCTTTGCTCCAGTAAAATGAGACAATTTCACAACAAATTATGAAGAAAAGGTCAAATGAAATACAATCTCTATTTGATGCTGACATTTATATCATACCTTAACTTTAATTACATGAATccaaatatctcaaaacaaaaagaaatcatgGCTAGAGGCGTGGAGAACTTTTAATCTTAGAGAAGAGTgtagagcaaaaaaaaacacccacttATCTGCACCAGACAAACTTTCACGTGTTACTTGTTGCAACCCAGAATCCTCCAGTGAAGTCCTGCGATGATTCATAACCTCCTCTGTATTAATAACACCACCTCCAGCACTAAAACGAATGGACTGGAGTAATATTTATTAATCAGCAGATTTATGatgccccccccacacacacacataccaaacAAGGCTGAAGTAGCCCACTGCTCCATTCACTGTGGCTCCACAGGGAATTATTGGGTGGTAATCTATTGTTAAACAGCTTTTAGAGTGATGGATGAAAATGGCCGCAACCTACACACAATCAATTCATATCTAATTAGCCCGTATTATTTATGACACTTTCAAAAGGCAGGGTGGGAGTCTCAGGGGAGGGATAGAGACCTCAGCTGCCACCGAGGGAAATGAGAAATGGGAGAGGTTATCAGGCAGTGGTATTGATTAGCATAGAAGGTCTGAAAATTAATTTCCCGTCAGTGGGGGGAGAAATCAAGGTTCATTTAGatgacacagacaggaaaaccACCAATCCACCAAaatctttttgcattttttcttttttttttttttttttacggctTTGAGCACCAGAAACCAAATTCCAAAGAGTTCATTTAAACATACAATTTTGAATGTGAACTGGTTGAAAGATATAAGTGAAACCTGCAAGCATTCCCAAAATTCCCATATGCCAAGacaagaaagcaagaaagacagaataaaatacagaaaggaagaaagaatgacagacagacagaacgaatgaaagaaaagaagaaagaaagaaaaacagagaaagaatgaaagcaAAGGAAGACTTGTATAAGTCTGACATCTGCTGTTCAACTGAGGTCATGACAGCTTCTGTCACTGGCTGTGACACTGTGCCAGTAACTCATTTATTCAGCTAATGGAAAATAACATGCACTGTGCATTACATAACACAGTCCTTAATGCAAAAAAAGgagtgaaatgaaatgagacTTGTTGCTATTAATTCAGAAACATTATTTAAGTTTAGGATATCTTCACAGACAGAATCATAactaagaaataaaatgattaaaaagaaaagaccatCATTCTGTCAGAAATTCCTCCAAAGTGTCACAAAAGAGCTGATAAAATGCATCTGATAGACATAACCATGTATTATACAATAACTTATATCTCATCAGAAACTTTACCTTCCACTGATCTGGATAATTAGTTGATTTTGGAAACccatatatacatttttcattttgtgtaatATGTAAAAAGGATTATGATTACTGTTCCCATTTAGCGTTGTCTCTCCATGCTAAAATATTCCACAAAAGAAATAGTTCTTTATGCATCtcaaatattttgatacatACAACTTACATATATTCCATCTGGTGCtgtaaaacaaattttaaagtGAGTCTATACATACAAACTGACTGAACGAATGAATAAATGAACGTGTCAAGaatgaaaatacagtttgaaGTACATTTTTTCAGACCGACATATACAATATTGCTTATTTAAAGTGATAGATGATGAAGGTTTTTACATAAATGATCTATCAGAGTAACTTGTGAGTGATCTTGTGACTCAAAATTATGAAACATAGGGGCCATTTCAGTTTGGGATTGCCCTGTATTTACTGTGAATGCATTGggagttttatttatgtattcgtacatttatttattttatgctctttattttattgttgcagTTATATTCAACTTAGCAAAGCACAAGGACATTCAGGTGATTCAGGTGATTcaatttttatttccaaaatttACAGCAAGAAAATGTGAGGCCTGATTAATAATGTCTCAGTAGAGGCCCTGATTACAAGCTAACCACTAACCATTAAGTACTGTTTCTCTGTAGTGCTGATTGTACTTACACTATTAAAAGCAAACTGAGTGAGCAGAACGTGAATTTTCATCTCATATTGTAATGAGGTTATTGGCTACATGTACTAACTAACTaaattttcctgtttttaaagacaTAAAATTGTAGTTGTAAGCTAAATTCATCAGAtaaaccagaaaaaaacatcataaaaaaatgtaacattatatttctgctctgtatattgttaaaacaaaacaacaataaaagtttTGTCAGTTATATGTTTAATATCTttaagtaaaaacacatttatattccTGGCACATAAattcaagaaaacaacacaTCCAACGTCCATTAAAGGGATTTTTGTGTCATGTATCTGCTGCCTGTATTAACAGTTTACTGTAAGCAAAAACCCGACTGCTGCTATTTAGATATTGACATTGATGAGGATTTGACAGCTCTCTGTATATGTGAATGCAACAACGCATACCTGACCACCCTGCTGTTTAAATTACCTTCAATTTAGACTTGACAGTCTCATCATAACACAGCTTCCTCTTCAGTAATAAGAACAGTATTTACAAGTAATTTCAAGCGTTTGCCTGCTTGAAGTAACAGCAGGATGTCATAagcaaaacacagaatattaaaATGACACCTGACTACCAATGTAGTGTACCTGCATATAAGAGACACCTCACCAAACATTATCTGCACTGTTTCGTTACAGTAAATCTCATTTCATACATCCTCTCATGCTATGCATAAAATACTAGTATTCATATGCAaatccctttttctctctcttttttttttgaggcaATATGAAAGGCTAGGCTCTTCCACTTTTCGGTAAAACAATGACTCCAGGGGATGGAGGATATTGCGGAGAGGAGCATGCAGCACTACCTGTTTGCAAAAGTCATCTTAATCCAATTCAGCCTTGGGGATAAACAGGAAACTGTATGTAATCTGTGCGATCAGAAATCTACTTAAACCAGCCCAACACTGCTCTAGTAAAACTGACTACATCCGAACAAACTGTACCATACAGCTGTATGAGTAAATCATTGATTTGcttgtaatattatttattcatctctTTGTATAATTCATTTATTCACAAACATATTGTTCACTTATTTATTTGGGCTTTTATGCATTTGTTTGCTCatattaagaaaacaaaatcagcacaagtgaaaacattttacagtgacATTAACTTTAAGagtacaaacacaaaatcaggGGTACCCATGAACAGGAATGGGGAAAATCAGAGCGTACACTTGGTTTGAAGCATGTGTGACTGTAGGTGGGGTTATATAGACCTGAATGAAAGGTAAAGAAATTGAATGCATTGGTTTGAAACTGAAAGCGATAGTTTGTATGTCTAACTGCCTGTACTCTGACCTTGGCTGTGGCTGCATCTGCTTCTTTTCACAAGCTACTTcaacatgttgttgttgtctcaGTTTCACCTTCAGTGGTTGGGAATTCATTGGAAAATCTGCAGCCAGAGACCAGAAACCACATTACAGATGGAGTATTTCGTACTGGCTGCTTGGTGTCTCACCAAGAGCTCAATTTAAGTACATTACATTCCACTTCGAACTGTGCCTCTCAAAATGAAGTTTCAAATGACTTCATGGCACAAACTGTGTTATTACATAACCAAACTGATTCATgcgcagatattgtagaaaaatgtgcaaatattgtAGAAAGctatatttttgaaaatcatTGGCATTTAACTTAACCGGTGGTTTTTAAAAATCGTCctgtatctgtgtttttgtcaggCAATAAGAATTTCAGTACAGACATTTAGAAAAAGTgacattattacattgtttttcCACTAGAgggcactgacaagtttatttttcaacatttggGGACACGAATTGTGAGCAACAATTATTCATTTGATGGTACAAATTGGAAAGTCTTGATggttcgacattttggaaaataggcTTCTTGGCTTTCTTGCGTAGAGTTCGATGACTACATTTATACTGTGTATGTAAGGAGCAGTAACTGTGTGTCTGGTGCCTGGTCTCAGCCAAGAAAAAATCTGGCACATAATCCCCCATAAAAAGGCAAGTTGTCGTTTTTAAACGCCAGTTTTGTAAgggttaaataaacaaaatatgatgTGTTGGTAAGTGaactttaaaggtgctggtaggtggtagattttgttacctttgaacagaacCAGACTAAGTTACtgcccctgtttccagtctctgtgctaagctaaccgactgctgtACAGACGTAACAGTGGTGTCGATCAAATCGAATCATAATAGAATCATGtaattttcagcaaaaaagcaaataagtgtgtttcccaaaatatcgAACTATTACtttattcaaaatgttatttcatgtgCCTAAATTATCAACAGATTATTTACCCGTCGGGCTCTGAAAAGACTATTTATGGACGTGTGAACATAAATCTAAATTCTTATCTGACGTCTTTCTTACTGAATTAGACCACATATTGTACCTCACACAGATGCAGAGTTTGTTCTCCTCTAGTGGCTTGTTCGAGTAGGAAACTGGCCAATCTTGCCTGACAGTTAGACTAACTCCATCAGGAGTACCTTattgataaaatgtttaaaatgcgGTGGCACTTAGTAATAGGTACTGTTACTGAGTTTGATAGAGCTCTGTACCAGTGATTAGTGGCTCAATTCAACCACAGTTATTTAAAGTATGTATATAACAAATATCGGCCGATATATCAGTATTGGATCTTTAAaatctcaaatatcaatatatgtatcggcctcaaaaatccagtatcgggCAGGCTCtatacaaaacacagaagatGCTCTCAACATCAGGCATCAAAGCATTTTACTGATCTGAGAGTCATGACCTTTGTAAGTCACACTGATGTTAGTGGACGGTGCTGTCTCCACTCGGCTGCGGAGGTCCCTGGTGTCGTTCCCTGGACACTTGCTGGGCATCCGGCACCAGAAAACCTGCTTGTAGGAATTCCTGAAGTTCTCCGACAGGAAAGCATAGATGATGGGGTTGACGGAGGAGTTGCTGTAGGCCAAGCAGTGAGCCACCATCCTGAACACGAAGGAGGCCTGGTTCAGGGGGAAAGAGCCAAACTCCACCCACATGTGGACGATGTGGTGAGGCAAccaagacagacagaagaccacGACCACCACCAGGACTGTCTGGGCAGTCTGcggagggaggacagaggagctAATGATTGGTAGTATCATATGTCATGTGATCAAATATAATTGTAACTGGGCAGTCTGCGGAGGAGGAGTAACAAGAGATAATGATGAGTAACATAACGTGGTCAAGTAAAATAAGTGTAACTTGgctattttctgcttttctactGACTGAATTTCATTCCCAGCTAGACTTTTCACACAAGGTCACTTTCACAAAAGTGCCCATTCACTTATAGAGCAGAAAGTAAGGCTGCAACTATTTCGTAATTGATTAATttaccaattattttctcaattaatcgtttagtctatgacatgtcaaaaagtATCATAACCACACATCCAAggtaacatcttcaaatgtcatGTTCTGTCCGGCCAACATTTACTATAATATatgacagaaaaaagcagcaaatcctcacatttgagaagctggagccagcaaaTTTCTGGCATttcgattatgaaaatagttgccaTTCATTTTCGATTGAACCAATCAGTTAATCGTATCAGCTCTATATGCAAGAGTATAGCCATTTTTTCAGTGAGCATTGTGCACACTTACCTTTCAAGAGCCACACAACTGGCAAATatagaaacagaaataatcTCCCACCAACCTTCTTTTTGGAGAGCTCGGATTTTTTGGAGACATTCTTCAGCTTTTTGTGCAGATGGTTTAAAACCTGCAATAATAAAGGTATGATAAAAGATAAAGGCTGTTGACCTAAATTAGTTCTGATTATGcgcattttttttctgtgtttctccaTTGTGCCATTTATCTCCATTTTAAAAAGACCTTCAGATTTCCCTGTAACACAATTAATCAATGCATAGTCAATTTAACACTTTTGCATATTAACGATACATTCAAGACTCATGCCAACTGCTTGGACAGATAATGTTTCAGTGCACATTTGTCAAATTCCAAACCACTGTTGCTGAAAAGCCAACATTTCTACACTtcaagaacaaagaaaatgtgacttttatgGGTAACAAAACCACAATTACGCATCACATTTAACTTTGTTGGCATCTAAATTTGCTGTGTATTTATTCCAGACTGTGAAAATATGTCATTAACACTGTACATGTATGCGCATTCATTCACTTTGATTCATGCGCACCCACCTTTGCGTAGCAGACAGATATCAAAGTGAGAGGCAGGAGGTATCCGAAAACAAAGGTGCACATCACGTAGACTTTCCTCTGGTGATCCGGCCAAACCTCCCAGCAGTAGGTGTTGTTGTCCTCCCTCTCCACGATGGTCTGGTAGTGCGCCACGGGAGCTGCCATGACCAGAGACAGGATCCAGATCAGCACCACTCCGAGCATGGCATGCCTCCCCACTCGAATCGAAGAGGATTTCCTGGCGTGGACGATGGCCACGTAACGGTCCACCGACATCGCCGACAGAGTGAAAATACTGACCAGCATGGACACGGTGAAGAAATAGTGAATGAACTTGCAGATGAAAGCTCCCAGCACCCATGTGGGCAGCATGTAGATGGTGGACTGGAAGGGGACGCAGAAGAGGAGGTAGGACAGGTCCGCCACGCTCAGGTTGAGGATGAAGATGTTGGTTGTGCTCCTCGGTTGTCCCGGTTTACTGCACGCCAGCACCGTGATCACCATGGTGTTCCCAAGCACACCGAGGATGAAAATAAGTCCAAATATCAGAAGAGAAATAAAGTTATCTACACCCATCCCCAGTATGTGTTTAGCTGGCAGCCTCACAGTGTTGCTGTTGAAAGACTGGCTTTGGTTTTCCATTTGTAGCTCCATCCTTTTCGACTATTGAAGAAAAGTTACATGTTGATATAAAAGATGCATATCCTCCATATGAAGCTCAGGCTGAGGAGGGATTCTCTCTTGAATAAAGGTTGGCTGGAGCTCATGCATTTGCAGGCTGCTCCCTGCCTTCATAGGCAACGTCACCATGCTGTGCGTAGTCGATCCCACCAATACCTTTCCATTGTTTCCAGGAACCTGCAGCCAGTAAAACTGGAATAAACAGAAATCCTCTCATACACTGCTTAAATCATTAACAAGCCAGTTCATGAAGCTTTCAGTCTTACTTtcttaaaacatgtaaataaacactTGTTGACATATATTgaaaaatatgatgaaatatgTGGTATGGAAGGGTAACGTCCACATTGATTTTCCATTACATatcaatatattattatattattcgTGAATGTGTTACCAACCATAATGTATCATATATTCAGATATGGTAAGTATTTGGCAATTCTTTTTACAGTAATGAAAAGTGGcaatagttaaataaaatataaattcaatGTATTCCACAATGCATCATAATTAATTATATTGAACCTATAAAGAACAAACAGAAGCCAAGAGTCCACTTCAGTCTATAATATAATGAATGGATTTGGACATCTTCTGAGACAGATACTGTGTAGCATGAAAATCAATTCTGCTGCTCTGAGACTTCTGAGGTTCTTGTCCCATATCAGTCAggtctcactgtctgtctgtaattCATTCATTGTTCATCTGGtattcatattatttttcaCGTCATGTTtgattataatatatttactgtattcagtatacatacagtacatattaatCCACATATAAATGCTAATctatacataaatatttattcCAAATCAGCTGTTTCTACAATTACAGTTTGATCTGAATTATGgagtaaaaactaaaactaaaaactaggACCATACTCTAAATATATACAACGGTAGTGCCTGGTAATATTCTGCACAAACTATACAGTaaatctactgtatatgcaaaCAGAGTTATGTACAGGTGTGTTAAAAGAAATAGGAATGTATGTTGTACGTATGCAGTATACATGTAGCATACATTTCTAAATTTGATTATTTgtcatctgcattttttttctacttaTTTTTTCTGTTCTACCATCTACTGTGCCCTGGTGTTTGCTccaactttattgatcccattTTCTTATCTTAATTAAGTGGTTGGTGGTTCTGTGATTCATAATCCTTATTTACTAATATTTGGTGATCTATCCCCATACAAACAATCatcatgtattttatgtatcatattttataaaatcacCTATAGTGTGACTTTAAAGGGTAGATCAAGATCAGTTTATTGTCTCGTTTAGTACTACTTTGCCTGTGAAATCTGAgttcagcgtgttagcatgctatttgctaattagcactaaacacaaagtatgtcATCAGTTTCTCAAGTATTTGATCataaaagtattggacaaattgaattcatcctgagggggacatgaatgtgtgatccaaatttaatggcattccatccagtagttgttgagactgttctcttaaaaccacaaattgcaacctcatggtggcactagaggaaaagtcagaggatcacttaAGTCataaggattcatcctctgtgcaCAATGactgtctgtaccaaatgttgtACCAATCCATAAAGTAAATGTCGagatatttaacataaaaagtgaaaactttgacctgctggtggagcAAGacgaaaagtcagaggatctcaaaagtcagtaggattcatcctctgggacccttgaatgtctgtacaaaatctcaCGAcagtccatccaataattgttgatatatttcaatGTAAGGATTTGTAGTTTTGATTTAATCCTTCTAAAATAGCTTTTTCTTAAGAGCCAAATACCAAAGTGAAAGTGTGCAGACTCAGCTAGGAAATAGTTGatcatttttctcatttccaTCGATTGTCCTCAGCCTTCTGTCTGCGTTATTGATCTGCCCTGACCAGGTCTGAGAACAGCTGTATTATCATTATGCAAGCATATGAGTCTCAGACAGACCAATGCCGAGAGATCGGGGGATAACCATCTGGAAATGACGACAGAGATGATGCACATGCTATGTAACCTGAGAGCAAAGGTTGATGTTATCTTGGGTTCCATTT encodes the following:
- the galr1a gene encoding galanin receptor type 1; the encoded protein is MELQMENQSQSFNSNTVRLPAKHILGMGVDNFISLLIFGLIFILGVLGNTMVITVLACSKPGQPRSTTNIFILNLSVADLSYLLFCVPFQSTIYMLPTWVLGAFICKFIHYFFTVSMLVSIFTLSAMSVDRYVAIVHARKSSSIRVGRHAMLGVVLIWILSLVMAAPVAHYQTIVEREDNNTYCWEVWPDHQRKVYVMCTFVFGYLLPLTLISVCYAKVLNHLHKKLKNVSKKSELSKKKTAQTVLVVVVVFCLSWLPHHIVHMWVEFGSFPLNQASFVFRMVAHCLAYSNSSVNPIIYAFLSENFRNSYKQVFWCRMPSKCPGNDTRDLRSRVETAPSTNISVTYKGHDSQISKML